From the Musa acuminata AAA Group cultivar baxijiao chromosome BXJ1-2, Cavendish_Baxijiao_AAA, whole genome shotgun sequence genome, one window contains:
- the LOC135606020 gene encoding pathogenesis-related protein 1-like, with product MRSSNYASAWACVMALAMACTTLAQNSPQDFVDAHNTARAAVGVGPVSWDDNVTAYAENYANQRIGDCQLVHSDGPYGENLFWGSSTEFTGIDAVNSWVDEKQYYDHDSNSCADGQVCGHYTQVVWQDSTTIGCALVQCDSGGIFIICNYNPAGNIEGQSPY from the coding sequence ATGAGGTCCTCAAACTATGCTTCAGCTTGGGCCTGTGTTATGGCCTTAGCCATGGCCTGCACCACCTTAGCGCAAAACTCCCCCCAGGACTTCGTGGACGCCCACAACACGGCCCGGGCGGCCGTCGGCGTCGGCCCCGTGTCATGGGACGATAACGTCACAGCGTACGCGGAGAACTACGCCAACCAGCGCATCGGCGACTGCCAGCTCGTGCACTCCGACGGGCCTTACGGGGAGAACCTCTTCTGGGGCAGCAGCACGGAATTCACCGGAATCGACGCCGTCAACAGCTGGGTCGACGAGAAGCAGTACTACGACCACGACAGCAACTCGTGCGCCGACGGCCAGGTCTGCGGCCACTACACGCAGGTGGTGTGGCAGGACTCGACGACCATCGGGTGTGCCCTGGTGCAGTGCGACAGCGGCGGCATCTTTATCATCTGCAACTACAACCCAGCGGGCAACATCGAGGGGCAGAGCCCTTACTGA
- the LOC135606025 gene encoding pathogenesis-related protein 1-like: protein MRSANCASALVCAMALAMACTTLAQNSPQDFVDAHNSARAAVGVGPVSWDDNVAAYAQNYANQRIGDCQLVHSGGPYGENLFWGSSTEFTGIDAVNSWVDEKQYYDYDSNSCADGQVCGHYTQVVWQDSTAIGCARVQCDNGGIFIICNYNPAGNIVGERPY, encoded by the coding sequence aTGAGGTCGGCAAATTGCGCTTCGGCTTTGGTGTGTGCTATGGCCTTGGCCATGGCCTGCACCACCCTCGCGCAGAACTCCCCCCAAGACTTCGTGGACGCCCACAACTCGGCCCGGGCGGCCGTCGGCGTTGGCCCCGTGTCGTGGGACGACAACGTCGCCGCGTACGCGCAGAACTACGCCAACCAGCGCATCGGCGACTGCCAGCTCGTGCACTCCGGCGGGCCTTACGGGGAGAACCTCTTCTGGGGCAGCAGCACGGAATTCACCGGAATCGACGCCGTCAACAGCTGGGTCGACGAGAAGCAGTACTACGACTACGACAGCAACTCGTGCGCTGACGGCCAGGTCTGCGGCCACTACACGCAGGTGGTGTGGCAGGACTCGACGGCCATCGGCTGTGCTCGGGTGCAGTGCGACAACGGCGGCATCTTTATCATCTGCAACTACAACCCAGCGGGCAACATCGTGGGGGAGCGCCCTTACTGA